In one Solanum dulcamara chromosome 1, daSolDulc1.2, whole genome shotgun sequence genomic region, the following are encoded:
- the LOC129903735 gene encoding uncharacterized protein LOC129903735 isoform X2 encodes MGSSAALSLCVNQPSQLWCKNWKNSKPSSFFFSHTNKRSLTCFSSQKKIGFMDQILDYIEGGPKLRKWYGAPELLPKDGSLSEEDMSSEEDEVRDAVLVTDGDNEIGQMIILSLIIKRTRIKALVKDKRAAMEAFGTYVEPIAGDARDRSLLKKALSGVRAVICPNLSVYRGSSGVQAIVTANARKQAERDESLVMASGIPYTIIRTGLLVNAPGGNQGFNFKEGCASQGKLSKEDAAFICVEAFDTVPHKGLIFEVVNGEDKVMDWKECFANLIDKSEL; translated from the exons ATGGGGAGTTCAGCAGCTTTATCTCTTTGTGTGAATCAACCTTCACAATTGTGGTGCAAGAATTGGAAGAACAGCAAACCCTCTTCATTCTTTTTCTCACACACCAATAAGCGTTCTCTCACTTGCTTTTCTTCACAGAAAAAAATTGGTTTCATGGACCAAATTCTTGATTACATTGAAG GCGGTCCAAAGTTAAGGAAATGGTATGGGGCACCCGAGCTCCTCCCAAAAGATGGATCCCTTTCAGAAGAAGATATGTCTTCTG AAGAAGATGAAGTCAGAGATGCAGTTTTAGTTACCGATGGAGATAATGAGATTGGTCAG ATGATTATATTGTCATTGATAATCAAAAGAACTCGGATCAAAGCTCTGGTAAAGGATAAGCGGGCTGCAATGGAAGCTTTTGGTACTTATGTTGAG CCAATAGCAGGTGATGCAAGGGACAGATCATTGCTAAAGAAGGCTCTAAGTGGTGTTCGTGCAGTGATATGCCCAAAT CTGTCTGTTTATAGAGGTTCTAGCGGGGTTCAAGCAATTGTTACTGCCAATGCAAGAAAACAGGCAGAACGAGATGAATCACTGGTTATGGCTTCGGGAATCCCTTACACCATTATTAGAACTGGCTTGTTGGTAAATGCACCGGGTGGAAATCAAGGTTTCAACTTTAAAGAG GGCTGTGCATCACAAGGAAAGCTGAGCAAGGAGGATGCTGCTTTCATCTGTGTAGAGGCGTTTGACACTGTGCCACATAAAGGACTGATATTCGAG GTGGTCAATGGTGAGGACAAGGTCATGGATTGGAAAGAGTGTTTTGCAAACTTGATAGATAAATCAGAACTGTAA
- the LOC129903735 gene encoding uncharacterized protein LOC129903735 isoform X1 produces MGSSAALSLCVNQPSQLWCKNWKNSKPSSFFFSHTNKRSLTCFSSQKKIGFMDQILDYIEGGPKLRKWYGAPELLPKDGSLSEEDMSSEEDEVRDAVLVTDGDNEIGQMIILSLIIKRTRIKALVKDKRAAMEAFGTYVEPIAGDARDRSLLKKALSGVRAVICPNEGFVSNIESWKGLQHVILLSQLSVYRGSSGVQAIVTANARKQAERDESLVMASGIPYTIIRTGLLVNAPGGNQGFNFKEGCASQGKLSKEDAAFICVEAFDTVPHKGLIFEVVNGEDKVMDWKECFANLIDKSEL; encoded by the exons ATGGGGAGTTCAGCAGCTTTATCTCTTTGTGTGAATCAACCTTCACAATTGTGGTGCAAGAATTGGAAGAACAGCAAACCCTCTTCATTCTTTTTCTCACACACCAATAAGCGTTCTCTCACTTGCTTTTCTTCACAGAAAAAAATTGGTTTCATGGACCAAATTCTTGATTACATTGAAG GCGGTCCAAAGTTAAGGAAATGGTATGGGGCACCCGAGCTCCTCCCAAAAGATGGATCCCTTTCAGAAGAAGATATGTCTTCTG AAGAAGATGAAGTCAGAGATGCAGTTTTAGTTACCGATGGAGATAATGAGATTGGTCAG ATGATTATATTGTCATTGATAATCAAAAGAACTCGGATCAAAGCTCTGGTAAAGGATAAGCGGGCTGCAATGGAAGCTTTTGGTACTTATGTTGAG CCAATAGCAGGTGATGCAAGGGACAGATCATTGCTAAAGAAGGCTCTAAGTGGTGTTCGTGCAGTGATATGCCCAAAT GAAGGTTTTGTATCAAATATAGAGAGTTGGAAAGGTTTACAACATGTGATCCTATTATCTCAG CTGTCTGTTTATAGAGGTTCTAGCGGGGTTCAAGCAATTGTTACTGCCAATGCAAGAAAACAGGCAGAACGAGATGAATCACTGGTTATGGCTTCGGGAATCCCTTACACCATTATTAGAACTGGCTTGTTGGTAAATGCACCGGGTGGAAATCAAGGTTTCAACTTTAAAGAG GGCTGTGCATCACAAGGAAAGCTGAGCAAGGAGGATGCTGCTTTCATCTGTGTAGAGGCGTTTGACACTGTGCCACATAAAGGACTGATATTCGAG GTGGTCAATGGTGAGGACAAGGTCATGGATTGGAAAGAGTGTTTTGCAAACTTGATAGATAAATCAGAACTGTAA
- the LOC129903881 gene encoding protein ELF4-LIKE 3-like isoform X2 codes for MVVIEMEDVVFSCTDNGIQVDRKVVQTLQKNFVQVQNIFDQNRLLINEINQNHESAIPDNLTRNVGLIRELNNNIRRVVDLYADLSSSVTSSMEAFSKCESTNANQADQRDSQKRIRSS; via the exons ATGG TGGTGATTGAAATGGAGGATGTTGTATTCTCGTGCACCGATAATGGAATTCAAGTTGACCGCAAAGTAGTTCAGACACTGCAAAAGAATTTTGTGCAAGTACAGAACATTTTTGATCAAAATAGGTTGTTAATCAACGAGATCAACCAGAACCACGAGTCAGCAATCCCAGATAACTTGACTCGAAATGTTGGTCTTATTAGAGAGCTAAATAACAATATTAGAAGAGTAGTTGATCTCTATGCTGATCTCTCCAGTTCTGTTACCTCATCTATGGAGGCTTTCTCCAAGTGTGAATCAACAAATGCTAATCAAGCAGATCAAAGAGACAGTCAAAAGAGAATTAGGTCCAGCTGA
- the LOC129903881 gene encoding protein ELF4-LIKE 3-like isoform X1, whose product MVFDSYFWFYLVVIEMEDVVFSCTDNGIQVDRKVVQTLQKNFVQVQNIFDQNRLLINEINQNHESAIPDNLTRNVGLIRELNNNIRRVVDLYADLSSSVTSSMEAFSKCESTNANQADQRDSQKRIRSS is encoded by the exons ATGG TATTTGATAGCTATTTCTGGTTTTATTTAGTGGTGATTGAAATGGAGGATGTTGTATTCTCGTGCACCGATAATGGAATTCAAGTTGACCGCAAAGTAGTTCAGACACTGCAAAAGAATTTTGTGCAAGTACAGAACATTTTTGATCAAAATAGGTTGTTAATCAACGAGATCAACCAGAACCACGAGTCAGCAATCCCAGATAACTTGACTCGAAATGTTGGTCTTATTAGAGAGCTAAATAACAATATTAGAAGAGTAGTTGATCTCTATGCTGATCTCTCCAGTTCTGTTACCTCATCTATGGAGGCTTTCTCCAAGTGTGAATCAACAAATGCTAATCAAGCAGATCAAAGAGACAGTCAAAAGAGAATTAGGTCCAGCTGA
- the LOC129903881 gene encoding protein ELF4-LIKE 3-like isoform X3 → MEDVVFSCTDNGIQVDRKVVQTLQKNFVQVQNIFDQNRLLINEINQNHESAIPDNLTRNVGLIRELNNNIRRVVDLYADLSSSVTSSMEAFSKCESTNANQADQRDSQKRIRSS, encoded by the coding sequence ATGGAGGATGTTGTATTCTCGTGCACCGATAATGGAATTCAAGTTGACCGCAAAGTAGTTCAGACACTGCAAAAGAATTTTGTGCAAGTACAGAACATTTTTGATCAAAATAGGTTGTTAATCAACGAGATCAACCAGAACCACGAGTCAGCAATCCCAGATAACTTGACTCGAAATGTTGGTCTTATTAGAGAGCTAAATAACAATATTAGAAGAGTAGTTGATCTCTATGCTGATCTCTCCAGTTCTGTTACCTCATCTATGGAGGCTTTCTCCAAGTGTGAATCAACAAATGCTAATCAAGCAGATCAAAGAGACAGTCAAAAGAGAATTAGGTCCAGCTGA